A genome region from Tolypothrix sp. PCC 7712 includes the following:
- a CDS encoding four helix bundle protein, which yields MTEFRNIPEWEKAHELIVAVYQVTGDFPDDELLGLTQQIRLAAAAIPIKIAQGCDRDDREAQLDFLQLAKDAAIEVEYYLLLCYELELLQSSSYDRVVSDVVEVKELLTNKIDKLSRNF from the coding sequence ATGACAGAATTTAGAAATATTCCAGAGTGGGAAAAAGCTCATGAACTGATAGTTGCAGTTTATCAGGTGACTGGGGATTTCCCGGATGATGAATTATTGGGCTTAACGCAACAAATACGTTTAGCTGCTGCGGCTATTCCGATTAAAATTGCTCAAGGATGCGATCGCGATGATCGAGAAGCACAACTGGATTTTTTGCAATTGGCGAAGGATGCAGCAATTGAGGTGGAATATTACCTGTTGCTTTGCTATGAGTTGGAACTGCTGCAAAGTTCTAGTTACGATCGCGTGGTGAGTGATGTTGTGGAAGTGAAGGAATTACTGACAAATAAGATTGACAAACTGAGTCGGAATTTTTAA
- a CDS encoding Mov34/MPN/PAD-1 family protein — MVLQLLPEHLQIIRTHAQSTYPDECCGIILGHVTLEGKTVVEIMPTENAWNTEAANFSDDRTTETERRRYAIAPQVMLQAQREARDRSLNIIGIYHSHPDAPAIPSECDRLYAWPEYSYIIVSVQKGKAETLQSWSLDESHQFQPEAINNII, encoded by the coding sequence ATGGTTCTCCAACTCCTCCCCGAACATTTACAAATTATCCGCACCCATGCCCAAAGCACTTACCCAGATGAATGCTGCGGTATAATTTTGGGTCATGTCACCCTTGAGGGCAAAACTGTAGTCGAAATTATGCCTACAGAAAATGCTTGGAATACAGAAGCAGCAAATTTTTCAGATGATCGCACCACCGAAACCGAAAGGCGACGATATGCGATCGCACCCCAAGTTATGTTACAAGCACAAAGAGAAGCACGCGATCGCTCTCTCAATATTATCGGTATTTACCATTCCCACCCCGATGCACCAGCGATTCCTTCGGAGTGCGATCGCCTCTATGCTTGGCCTGAATACTCGTATATAATAGTTTCCGTTCAAAAAGGTAAAGCTGAAACACTCCAAAGCTGGAGTCTAGATGAAAGCCATCAATTCCAACCCGAAGCGATTAACAACATAATTTAA
- a CDS encoding aldo/keto reductase, with translation MHINQELSLPIMGCGTWAWGNQLLWGYDQSMDEQLQAVFNLCVSNGVTLFDTGDSYGTGKLKGRSEILLGKFAREYQGINAQKICIATKLAAYPWRWTRQSMVQAGKASAQRLGRNVDLVQMHWPTANYAPWQEERLLDGLADLYEQGLVKAVGLSNYGPKRLQRVHQKFTERGIAIATLQVQYSLLSTYPVTQLQLKQVCDDLGIKLIAYSPLGLGLLTGKYSKTGPFPKGIRGLLFRQLLPGIDPLLACLKEVAESRNKTMSQIAINWCISKGTIPIPGAKNLQQAQDNLGALGWLLDSGEIAALDQVAASVDKKMVQNIFQTK, from the coding sequence ATGCACATTAACCAGGAATTATCACTCCCAATAATGGGTTGTGGAACTTGGGCATGGGGAAACCAGCTGCTCTGGGGATACGATCAAAGTATGGATGAGCAGTTGCAAGCCGTTTTTAACCTTTGTGTGAGTAACGGTGTAACCTTATTTGATACAGGTGATTCTTACGGAACAGGAAAACTCAAGGGACGCAGTGAGATACTGCTAGGCAAATTTGCTCGAGAATATCAGGGTATCAACGCCCAAAAGATTTGCATTGCTACCAAGCTGGCTGCTTATCCTTGGAGATGGACGCGTCAGTCAATGGTACAAGCTGGCAAAGCTTCAGCCCAAAGGCTAGGAAGAAATGTAGACTTAGTTCAAATGCATTGGCCTACCGCCAACTATGCACCTTGGCAAGAAGAAAGGCTTTTAGATGGACTAGCTGACCTTTATGAGCAAGGATTAGTCAAAGCTGTAGGATTATCGAATTACGGGCCAAAGCGTCTGCAACGCGTGCATCAAAAATTTACCGAACGAGGAATTGCGATCGCAACTCTGCAAGTTCAATACTCGCTACTCTCCACATATCCAGTAACCCAACTGCAACTGAAGCAAGTTTGCGATGATTTGGGCATCAAATTAATTGCCTATAGTCCTTTAGGATTAGGATTATTAACAGGAAAATATTCCAAAACAGGCCCCTTCCCTAAAGGGATTCGTGGTTTATTATTCAGACAATTACTACCAGGAATTGACCCACTTTTAGCTTGTTTAAAAGAGGTGGCAGAATCAAGAAATAAAACTATGTCACAAATAGCAATTAACTGGTGCATTAGCAAAGGAACTATCCCCATTCCCGGCGCAAAGAATCTCCAACAAGCACAAGATAATCTTGGTGCTTTAGGTTGGCTGTTAGATTCTGGTGAGATAGCCGCACTCGATCAAGTTGCTGCCAGTGTAGATAAAAAAATGGTACAGAATATTTTTCAAACTAAGTAA
- a CDS encoding ATP phosphoribosyltransferase regulatory subunit — translation MVYQPAAGARDLLPLDVAQKRWIEDRLQQVFHRWGYHRIITSTLERMDTLMAGEAIQRQTVIQLQNSEDEELGLRPELTASIARTVVTRMAGVTYPQRLYYNANVFRRIWENRHNRQQEFYQAGVELLGAGGLLANAEVLLLVADCLAALSVQRWYLILGEAGITRSLLSVFPSHLQGKVRSAIANLDRIAIENLPLSEALRDRAKLILDLRGKSSEVLRKVQTLDLDQAQQEAVNNLASLVDLLESQGDYPLILDLSLIETIDYYTGIVFEVVSDTAGQVQVLGRGGRYDKLLGLYHPQGEDIPGVGFALNIEDLYQIIQSTQQLPQAPPTSDWLIVPETANADAAAFAYAQKLRDSSEIVRVEIDLGGRDSEAIRKYARDRGIAQIAWIKADGSPTIESLS, via the coding sequence ATGGTGTATCAACCAGCAGCGGGAGCTAGAGATTTATTACCTTTAGATGTGGCGCAAAAACGCTGGATTGAAGATAGGTTACAGCAAGTATTTCATCGTTGGGGATATCACAGGATTATTACCTCAACTTTGGAACGGATGGATACCCTAATGGCGGGGGAAGCAATTCAGCGCCAAACGGTAATTCAACTGCAAAATTCGGAAGATGAAGAATTAGGGCTGCGTCCAGAATTGACAGCTTCGATCGCGCGCACTGTTGTCACGCGCATGGCAGGTGTAACTTATCCGCAAAGGCTGTATTACAATGCCAATGTCTTCCGCCGCATCTGGGAAAATCGGCATAATCGTCAGCAAGAGTTTTATCAAGCTGGGGTTGAGTTGCTCGGTGCTGGTGGATTGCTAGCAAATGCGGAAGTATTGTTGTTAGTTGCAGATTGTTTAGCAGCGCTTTCGGTGCAGCGATGGTATTTAATTTTAGGTGAAGCGGGAATTACCCGATCGCTGTTGAGTGTATTCCCGTCTCACCTACAGGGTAAAGTTCGTAGTGCGATCGCTAATTTAGATCGCATTGCCATCGAGAATTTACCCCTAAGTGAAGCACTCCGCGATCGCGCCAAACTCATCTTAGATCTGCGCGGTAAAAGTTCCGAAGTTTTGCGAAAAGTCCAGACTTTAGATTTAGATCAGGCTCAACAAGAAGCGGTGAATAACCTCGCGTCTTTAGTAGATTTGCTGGAATCGCAGGGAGATTATCCTTTAATTCTCGACCTCAGCTTGATTGAAACCATCGACTATTACACCGGTATCGTCTTTGAAGTAGTCAGCGATACTGCTGGACAAGTCCAGGTATTAGGGCGGGGTGGTCGCTACGACAAGCTTTTAGGGCTATATCATCCCCAAGGTGAAGATATTCCGGGGGTAGGCTTTGCCCTCAATATCGAAGATTTATACCAAATAATCCAATCTACTCAGCAATTACCGCAAGCACCCCCAACTAGCGATTGGTTAATCGTACCAGAGACAGCTAATGCTGATGCTGCTGCCTTTGCCTACGCCCAAAAGCTCCGGGATTCTAGCGAGATAGTGCGAGTAGAAATTGATTTAGGGGGCAGAGATAGCGAAGCCATCAGAAAATACGCACGCGATCGCGGAATTGCTCAAATCGCCTGGATTAAAGCTGATGGTTCACCAACCATAGAATCATTGTCTTAG
- a CDS encoding caspase, EACC1-associated type gives MAKYALLIGASEYESPKINNLSGVVKDIEAMQRVLENLEIGGFKEVKVLPNPDSDTMRSEIEQLFMEKCQKDDVVLLYFSGHGYRHEDGNLFFVSRNTQINPQGLVRIGTAVDAKFIHQNYMSRSKSKRQVLILDCCFSGAFAEGMSAKEISNLSIKNEIVEQLGGEGRAVLTSSTATQKSFEDSGGAVYTRYLIEGIETGAADNDNDGFVTVAELHEYAKRKVLEAKPAMKPEIFAVKEGYTIRLAKAPVGDSQLEYRKEVEQRIRNGRVSVVGRKVLVRRQTELGLNSEVAAAIEEEVLKPFRELEESLQEYEQSLTEALEEEPILSDGTLDDLRRLQQILKLRDEDIAAIHNRLIPQQSISASKIISPQPISTIDTKEPTAKQDDDLSTEKGVDYTRLRDLLAAENWKDADMETYLVMVQAIGQNNGHYFNTEELLNFPCTDLRTIDRLWTKYSNGRFGFSVQKEIYLSVGGKPDGKYDEEAWKQFGDRVGWRVESNWIDYDKVIFDTSVPEGYLPILCRRSFVAIFGNVSWSFVVLFTRIEACKV, from the coding sequence ATGGCGAAATATGCATTGCTAATTGGTGCTAGTGAATATGAGTCTCCGAAGATAAATAATTTATCTGGAGTAGTCAAAGATATTGAAGCAATGCAGCGTGTTTTGGAGAATTTAGAGATAGGCGGCTTTAAGGAAGTCAAAGTTTTGCCTAATCCTGATTCTGATACTATGCGCTCAGAAATTGAGCAGTTATTCATGGAAAAATGCCAAAAAGATGACGTAGTACTGCTCTATTTTTCTGGACATGGCTACAGACATGAAGACGGAAATTTATTTTTTGTCAGCCGCAATACTCAAATTAATCCCCAGGGTTTAGTTAGAATTGGTACAGCAGTAGATGCTAAGTTCATCCATCAAAATTACATGAGTCGCAGCAAATCGAAGCGACAAGTATTAATTCTTGACTGTTGTTTTAGCGGTGCTTTTGCTGAGGGGATGAGTGCAAAAGAAATTTCCAATCTCAGCATTAAAAATGAAATTGTTGAGCAATTAGGTGGTGAAGGTAGAGCTGTGTTAACCTCTTCCACAGCTACACAAAAATCCTTTGAAGATTCGGGAGGCGCAGTTTACACCCGCTATTTAATTGAGGGAATTGAAACAGGCGCAGCTGATAATGATAACGATGGTTTTGTGACTGTAGCTGAACTGCATGAATATGCCAAGCGCAAGGTGCTGGAAGCCAAGCCAGCGATGAAACCAGAAATATTTGCAGTCAAAGAAGGTTATACAATTCGCCTAGCTAAAGCACCAGTAGGCGATTCGCAATTAGAGTATCGCAAAGAAGTTGAGCAACGTATTAGAAATGGTCGCGTTTCGGTTGTAGGACGCAAAGTTTTAGTTCGTAGACAAACTGAGTTGGGGTTAAATTCGGAAGTAGCAGCAGCGATAGAAGAAGAAGTTCTCAAACCATTCCGTGAGTTAGAAGAAAGCTTGCAGGAATACGAACAAAGCCTGACTGAGGCTTTAGAAGAAGAACCGATTCTTAGTGATGGAACTCTTGATGATTTACGGCGATTACAGCAAATTCTTAAACTTCGAGATGAGGATATTGCAGCTATACATAATCGCTTGATTCCTCAGCAGTCAATTTCGGCAAGTAAAATTATTTCCCCGCAACCAATTTCAACAATTGATACTAAAGAACCGACAGCGAAACAAGACGATGATCTTAGTACAGAAAAAGGCGTAGACTATACCAGGCTGCGCGACTTGCTAGCAGCAGAGAACTGGAAAGATGCTGATATGGAAACATATTTAGTAATGGTTCAGGCTATAGGTCAGAATAATGGTCATTACTTTAATACAGAAGAATTATTAAACTTTCCTTGTACTGACCTCCGCACGATTGATCGCCTATGGACAAAATATAGCAATGGACGATTTGGCTTTAGCGTTCAGAAAGAAATTTACTTGAGTGTTGGTGGTAAGCCAGATGGTAAATATGACGAGGAAGCCTGGAAACAATTTGGCGATCGCGTAGGATGGAGAGTGGAAAGCAACTGGATTGATTACGATAAAGTTATTTTTGATACCTCAGTACCAGAGGGATATCTCCCTATTTTATGTAGGCGTTCGTTCGTTGCCATTTTTGGAAATGTGTCGTGGTCGTTTGTAGTTCTCTTCACGCGTATCGAGGCTTGTAAAGTTTAA
- a CDS encoding inositol monophosphatase family protein yields MTNLQIFLDIATEAALAAGEVLQGYWGKLEDAITEKGRPGDLVTAADKASEVVVLEVLRRHFPQHSILAEESGKLGNQDSEYLWAIDPLDGTTNYAHQYPCFAVSIGLLINGVPQVGVIYNPASNELFRAAAGLGATRNRRPIKVSDSSELRKSLLVTGFAYDRRETSDNNYAEFCHLTHLTQGVRRSGSAAMDLAYVACGRFDGYWERGLSPWDMAAGIILLLEAGGKVTAYDRTAFKIETGRILATNGYLHDTLSHELMNTPPLSSWK; encoded by the coding sequence ATGACAAACCTACAAATATTTCTAGATATAGCTACAGAAGCGGCTTTGGCTGCTGGTGAGGTTTTGCAAGGCTATTGGGGGAAGTTAGAAGATGCAATTACAGAAAAAGGCCGTCCTGGTGATTTAGTTACCGCCGCTGATAAGGCTTCGGAAGTGGTAGTTTTGGAGGTTTTGCGTCGCCATTTTCCCCAGCATTCGATTTTGGCTGAGGAATCTGGGAAATTAGGCAATCAAGATAGTGAATATCTTTGGGCAATTGATCCTTTAGATGGCACAACAAACTATGCTCACCAATATCCTTGTTTTGCTGTTTCTATTGGGTTGCTAATTAATGGCGTTCCCCAAGTAGGTGTAATTTATAATCCTGCTAGTAATGAGCTATTTCGGGCTGCTGCTGGTTTGGGTGCTACACGCAATCGCCGCCCGATCAAGGTTTCCGATAGTTCTGAATTGAGGAAAAGTTTGCTAGTCACTGGCTTTGCCTACGATCGCAGAGAAACCTCTGATAATAATTATGCAGAATTTTGTCACCTCACCCATTTAACTCAAGGTGTCAGGCGTAGCGGTTCCGCCGCAATGGATTTAGCTTATGTAGCCTGTGGGCGATTTGATGGCTACTGGGAAAGGGGACTTTCCCCTTGGGATATGGCTGCGGGTATTATCCTCCTTCTAGAAGCTGGCGGCAAAGTCACAGCCTACGATCGCACTGCTTTTAAAATCGAAACGGGAAGAATCCTCGCTACTAATGGCTACCTCCACGACACCCTCAGCCACGAATTAATGAACACCCCACCGTTATCAAGTTGGAAATGA
- a CDS encoding indolepyruvate ferredoxin oxidoreductase subunit alpha, which yields MPHTIVTDVCEGIADCVDACPVACIHDGPGKNVKGTDWYWIDFATCIDCGICLQVCPVEGAIVPEERPDLQKTPE from the coding sequence ATGCCACACACAATTGTTACCGATGTCTGTGAGGGCATCGCTGACTGCGTAGATGCTTGTCCAGTAGCTTGCATTCATGACGGCCCAGGAAAAAACGTCAAAGGCACCGATTGGTACTGGATAGACTTCGCCACCTGCATTGATTGTGGCATCTGTCTCCAAGTATGCCCAGTAGAAGGTGCGATCGTTCCCGAAGAACGCCCCGATTTGCAGAAGACTCCAGAATAA
- a CDS encoding thermonuclease family protein has translation MAAHFGVLVRKILILACLLLLVSCQGKSQPTANQAQVKVARVVSGQSLEVLGMAEQPNLISPVRLIGIEAPDLRQRPWGDDAKDELEKMIGGAEQIVTLELDIEDKDKIGRTVAYVWKDKLLLNEEIVKKGYALFVPRSPNHKYDQRLERAQQWARIMGQGIWQPEKPMRLTPAEFRRQYR, from the coding sequence ATGGCAGCGCATTTTGGCGTATTAGTGCGAAAAATATTAATTTTGGCTTGCCTATTACTGCTAGTGAGTTGTCAAGGCAAAAGCCAGCCTACCGCTAATCAAGCACAGGTAAAAGTGGCGCGGGTGGTGAGTGGGCAAAGTTTGGAAGTTTTAGGCATGGCTGAACAACCAAACTTAATTTCCCCGGTGCGATTAATTGGTATTGAAGCACCAGATCTCCGCCAGCGCCCTTGGGGTGATGATGCTAAAGACGAATTAGAGAAAATGATTGGAGGCGCAGAACAAATCGTCACCCTAGAGTTGGACATTGAAGACAAAGATAAAATTGGTCGGACTGTAGCCTATGTATGGAAAGATAAATTGTTGTTAAACGAAGAAATAGTCAAAAAAGGCTATGCATTATTTGTACCGCGATCGCCTAATCATAAATACGACCAGCGTTTAGAACGTGCCCAACAATGGGCAAGAATCATGGGGCAAGGCATTTGGCAACCAGAAAAACCCATGCGCCTGACTCCCGCAGAGTTTCGGCGGCAGTATCGGTGA
- a CDS encoding ABC transporter ATP-binding protein — MTNDYLLEVQNVHAGYIKDVDILQGVNFRVAAGELVTVIGPNGAGKSTLAKTIFGLLTPHTGTITFKGENIGGLKSNQIVQRGMCYVPQIANVFPSLSIEENLEMGAFVRNIPLKPLKDKIFTMFPRLSDRRRQRAGTLSGGERQMLAMGKALMLEPSLLLLDEPSAALSPILVTQVFDQIKEINQSGTAIVLVEQNARKALEMADRGYVLESGRDAISGPGRDLLNDPKVAELYLGAGKGH, encoded by the coding sequence ATGACAAATGACTATTTACTAGAAGTTCAAAATGTTCATGCTGGATATATTAAAGATGTAGATATCCTGCAAGGTGTGAATTTTCGAGTTGCAGCGGGGGAATTGGTAACAGTGATTGGCCCCAACGGTGCGGGTAAATCCACCTTGGCGAAAACAATTTTTGGACTCTTAACTCCCCATACAGGCACGATTACCTTTAAAGGTGAAAATATTGGCGGACTCAAGTCAAATCAAATAGTGCAACGGGGAATGTGCTATGTACCGCAAATCGCCAATGTTTTTCCGTCGTTGAGTATTGAAGAGAATTTAGAGATGGGGGCTTTTGTGCGGAATATTCCCCTCAAGCCCCTCAAAGATAAAATATTTACCATGTTTCCCAGATTAAGCGATCGCCGTCGTCAACGTGCAGGTACGCTTTCCGGTGGAGAACGGCAGATGTTGGCAATGGGTAAAGCTTTGATGCTGGAACCCAGCTTGCTGCTGTTAGATGAACCCTCTGCGGCTTTATCCCCCATCCTAGTTACACAAGTATTTGACCAAATCAAGGAAATTAACCAGAGTGGCACAGCCATTGTCCTAGTAGAACAAAACGCCCGTAAAGCCTTAGAAATGGCTGACCGTGGTTACGTACTAGAATCTGGACGTGATGCCATCTCCGGCCCCGGTCGAGATTTATTGAACGACCCGAAGGTGGCAGAACTGTATCTAGGTGCGGGGAAGGGGCATTAG
- a CDS encoding carbonic anhydrase — translation MARINGFIGRRNFIHLAGVGSIGIGALIGAGGILWNKEPSLADQASNDVGEKPQPVNPQAALKILLEGNQRFVEEKRLNPHQSKLRLQETVAAQYPFAAILGCADSRVPAEIVFDQGLGDLFVVRVAGNVASPEAIGSLEYATSILGAQLILVLGHSKCGAVKAAIEGKPLPGRIGVFVEEIKPAVEIAKNKSGSLEKNTIVANIQYQADNLAKKSTILGNLIKEGKLKIVGGRYDLATGEVSITKG, via the coding sequence ATGGCTAGAATTAATGGATTTATTGGTCGTCGGAATTTTATACATTTAGCCGGTGTCGGTAGCATTGGCATTGGGGCTTTGATTGGCGCTGGTGGTATTCTGTGGAATAAAGAGCCTTCTTTAGCGGATCAAGCCTCAAATGATGTTGGTGAAAAACCGCAACCAGTTAATCCACAAGCAGCATTAAAAATTTTGCTTGAGGGAAATCAAAGATTTGTCGAAGAAAAGCGTCTAAATCCACATCAATCGAAATTGCGTTTACAAGAAACTGTTGCAGCTCAATATCCATTTGCAGCAATATTAGGTTGTGCTGATTCTCGAGTACCAGCAGAAATTGTTTTCGATCAAGGATTAGGTGATTTATTTGTAGTGCGTGTAGCTGGTAATGTAGCTTCGCCAGAGGCTATTGGTAGCTTGGAATATGCTACATCGATATTAGGCGCGCAATTAATTTTAGTTCTTGGTCATAGTAAATGTGGTGCGGTAAAAGCTGCGATTGAAGGTAAACCACTACCGGGAAGAATTGGTGTTTTTGTAGAAGAAATTAAACCTGCTGTAGAAATAGCAAAAAATAAATCTGGCAGTTTAGAAAAAAATACTATTGTTGCTAATATTCAATATCAAGCAGATAATTTAGCCAAGAAGTCAACAATTTTAGGCAATTTAATTAAAGAAGGTAAATTAAAAATTGTTGGCGGTCGTTACGATTTGGCTACAGGGGAAGTGAGCATCACGAAGGGCTAG
- a CDS encoding 2Fe-2S iron-sulfur cluster-binding protein yields the protein MSQTYKIRVRDRNTGKEYTIQVPEDRYILHSAEQQGTELPFSCRNGACTTCAVRVLSGEIYQPEAIGLSPELRRKGYALLCVSYPRSDIEVETQDEDEVYELQFGRFFARGKVRAGLPLDED from the coding sequence ATGTCCCAAACATACAAGATTAGAGTTCGCGATCGCAATACTGGCAAGGAATACACCATACAAGTGCCGGAAGACCGCTACATTTTGCACAGCGCTGAACAACAAGGAACAGAATTGCCGTTTTCTTGCCGCAATGGTGCTTGTACTACTTGTGCTGTGCGGGTACTTTCGGGAGAAATTTACCAGCCAGAGGCAATTGGACTATCGCCAGAGTTGCGGCGCAAGGGATATGCCTTATTATGTGTGAGTTATCCCCGTTCGGATATAGAAGTGGAAACCCAAGACGAAGATGAAGTTTATGAACTTCAGTTTGGACGCTTTTTTGCACGGGGTAAAGTGAGGGCGGGTTTACCGTTGGATGAAGATTAA
- a CDS encoding J domain-containing protein, translated as MSLRIDRGLFKYDFIDHHAVLCVPIDADVKEIRKRYLSIARRLHPDANNNVSPTDKHLSSEFLSKLVNPAYEKITVERSRSEYMIILSHMGKRLVQEFTSVELHTEIGKKLATAPESTIDSLYKSAIAKIAETQYENLQHVPQVIAQISELNLVYLMRTAGKSLATPTPQMQSTMNSAPPPPNPATNTTAPPPAPAPAPESSVVEHYLRRAQSLIDKNQFSQAQVELQDALKLEPKNSRCHSLIGLVYLKQNRLKMAKIHFDNTLKLDPNDQTALSWKPKIEKALSQQSGGGKVTTPPNSTGKQPDKSGGGGLFGGLFGGKKK; from the coding sequence ATGTCATTAAGAATAGATCGTGGTCTTTTTAAATATGATTTCATCGATCATCATGCAGTTTTGTGTGTTCCTATTGATGCTGATGTGAAAGAGATCCGCAAGCGCTATCTCTCGATTGCTCGGCGTTTGCATCCTGATGCTAATAATAATGTGAGTCCTACGGATAAGCATTTATCCAGTGAATTTTTATCTAAGTTGGTTAACCCAGCTTACGAAAAAATTACGGTAGAAAGAAGTCGCTCAGAATACATGATTATCCTGTCTCACATGGGTAAGCGATTAGTACAAGAGTTTACTTCGGTAGAATTACATACTGAGATAGGGAAAAAGTTAGCAACTGCGCCCGAATCAACCATAGATTCACTGTACAAAAGCGCGATCGCCAAAATTGCCGAAACTCAATATGAGAACTTACAGCATGTACCGCAAGTAATTGCCCAAATTAGCGAGCTGAATTTAGTTTACTTAATGCGGACTGCGGGTAAATCATTGGCAACGCCTACCCCGCAGATGCAATCCACAATGAACTCAGCTCCACCTCCGCCCAATCCTGCTACGAATACAACAGCACCTCCGCCAGCACCAGCACCAGCACCAGAATCTTCAGTGGTGGAACATTATTTGCGTCGCGCACAATCTTTAATTGACAAAAACCAATTTTCGCAAGCTCAGGTGGAGTTGCAAGATGCGCTGAAATTAGAACCGAAGAATAGTAGATGCCATAGCCTGATAGGATTGGTGTATTTGAAGCAAAATCGGCTCAAAATGGCAAAGATTCATTTTGATAATACTTTAAAATTAGACCCCAATGACCAAACAGCTTTGTCTTGGAAACCAAAAATAGAGAAGGCTTTAAGTCAACAATCTGGTGGTGGTAAAGTAACTACACCTCCTAATTCGACTGGTAAACAACCAGATAAGTCGGGAGGTGGCGGTTTGTTTGGTGGTTTGTTTGGTGGGAAGAAAAAGTAA
- a CDS encoding thermonuclease family protein: protein MRKLNKQALIWLCAGIIILGLMGCDRLFPASGDAVERISDGDTLTVKDPNGNKFSVRFACMDAPEVPHTNKEKQSKRASDRNQFTWGAKAQERLQQLVKQGGDRVTLNITDSDRYGRKVAEVRLKDGTFVQQVLLREGLAKVYRPYLNKCPSKDLVQQAEAEAQQQKRGIWGDAKFVNPWEYRSLSKL, encoded by the coding sequence ATGCGGAAGTTAAATAAACAAGCACTAATTTGGCTGTGTGCAGGAATTATTATTTTAGGTTTGATGGGATGCGATCGCCTTTTCCCTGCTTCTGGGGATGCTGTTGAGCGTATCAGTGATGGTGATACCCTAACTGTGAAAGACCCTAATGGTAACAAATTCAGCGTCCGCTTTGCCTGCATGGATGCGCCAGAAGTACCACATACCAACAAGGAAAAGCAAAGTAAACGCGCTAGCGATCGCAATCAATTTACCTGGGGTGCGAAAGCACAGGAACGCTTACAGCAGTTGGTTAAGCAAGGAGGCGATCGCGTAACTTTGAATATTACCGATAGCGATCGCTATGGCAGAAAAGTGGCGGAAGTACGCTTAAAAGATGGTACGTTTGTGCAACAAGTTTTACTGCGGGAAGGATTGGCGAAGGTTTATCGTCCTTATTTAAATAAGTGTCCCAGTAAAGATTTAGTGCAGCAAGCCGAAGCGGAAGCGCAGCAACAAAAGCGTGGGATTTGGGGTGATGCTAAGTTTGTTAATCCTTGGGAATATCGGAGTTTAAGTAAGCTGTAA